A single genomic interval of Macaca nemestrina isolate mMacNem1 chromosome 14, mMacNem.hap1, whole genome shotgun sequence harbors:
- the LOC105498412 gene encoding heterogeneous nuclear ribonucleoprotein A1-like: MSKSESPKEPEQLRKLFIGGLSFETPDESLRSHFEQWRTLMDCVVMRDPNIKCCRGFGFVTYATVEEVDAAMNARPHKVDGRRVEPKRAVSREDSQRPSAHSTVKKVFVGGIKEDAEEHHLRDYFEQCGKIEVIEIMTDRGSGKKKGFAFVTFDDHDSVDKTIIQKYHTVNGHNCEVRKALSKQEMASASSSQRGRSGSGNFGGGRGGGFSGNDNFSRGGNFSGCGGFGGSHGGGGYGGSGDGYNGFGNDGSNFGGGGGYNDFGNYNNQSSNFGPLKGGNFGGRISGPYGGGGQYFAKPRNQGGYGSSSSSSSYGSGRRF; encoded by the coding sequence ATGTCTAAGTCAGAGTCTCCTAAAGAGCCCGAACAGCTGAGAAAGCTCTTCATTGGAGGGTTGAGCTTTGAAACACCTGATGAGAGCCTGAGGAGCCATTTTGAGCAATGGAGAACACTCATGGACTGTGTGGTAATGAGAGATCCAAACATCAAGTGTTGCAGgggctttgggtttgtcacatatgccACTGTGGAGGAGGTGGATGCAGCCATGAATGCAAGGCCACACAAGGTGGATGGAAGACGTGTGGAACCAAAGAGAGCTGTCTCAAGAGAAGATTCTCAAAGACCAAGTGCCCACTCAACTGTGAAAAAGGTATTTGTTGGTGGCATTAAAGAAGACGCTGAAGAACATCACCTAAGAGATTATTTTGAACAGTGTGGAAAAATTGAAGTGATTGAAATCATGACTGACCGAGGCAGTGGCAAGAAAAAGGGCTTTGCCTTTGTCACCTTTGACGACCATGACTCCGTGGATAAGACTATCATTCAGAAATACCATACTGTGAATGGCCACAACTGTGAAGTTAGGAAAGCCCTGTCAAAGCAAGAGATGGCTAGTGCTTCATCCAGCCAAAGAGGTCGAAGTGGTTCTGGAAACTTTGGTGGTGGTCGTGGAGGTGGTTTCAGTGGGAATGACAACTTCAGTCGTGGAGGAAACTTCAGTGGTTGTGGTGGCTTTGGTGGCAGCCATGGTGGTGGTGGATatggtggcagtggggatggctATAATGGATTTGGTAATGATGGAAGCAATTTTGGAGGTGGTGGAGGCTACAATGATTTTGGCAATTACAACAATCAGTCTTCAAATTTTGGACCCTTGAAGGGAGGAAATTTTGGAGGCAGAATCTCTGGCCCCTATGGCGGTGGAGGCCAATACTTTGCAAAACCACGAAACCAAGGTGGCTATGGCAGttccagcagcagcagtagctatggcagtggcagaagattttaa